In one Arthrobacter jinronghuae genomic region, the following are encoded:
- a CDS encoding phage holin family protein: protein MSTELPPTPAQAKAESTSLGDLLGQVTQDMSTLMRQEVELAKVELKQSATRAGTGAGMFAGAAVAGYFVLLFLSIALWYALGTTAIGFGWSAVIVAVLWAIVAAVLASRGRKEMKKIKGMPQTSETLQEIPQTMKPSEETR, encoded by the coding sequence ATGAGTACCGAACTCCCTCCCACACCAGCGCAGGCTAAGGCTGAGTCCACGTCCCTGGGCGATCTGCTCGGCCAGGTGACGCAGGACATGTCCACCCTCATGCGTCAGGAAGTGGAGCTGGCGAAGGTCGAACTGAAGCAGTCCGCAACCCGTGCAGGCACGGGTGCCGGAATGTTCGCCGGCGCGGCCGTCGCAGGGTACTTCGTACTCCTCTTCCTCTCTATCGCCCTGTGGTACGCACTGGGCACGACGGCGATCGGCTTCGGCTGGTCCGCAGTGATCGTGGCGGTTCTCTGGGCCATCGTTGCCGCCGTCCTGGCATCACGTGGACGCAAGGAAATGAAGAAGATCAAGGGCATGCCGCAGACGTCCGAGACACTGCAGGAGATCCCCCAGACCATGAAACCAAGCGAGGAAACACGATGA
- a CDS encoding glutamate--cysteine ligase produces MGAEVTSRTFSRAQRTAYRQRLLENLDHFAHFLSTAQFADTASIGLELELNLTNRDFSPALRNKAVLDRIADPAFQTEIGAFNIEMNHPAMSVAQFGLKELEDSLRTQLNRADERAAQEAADIMMVGILPTLTPRFMDGWDWLSSGQRYAALNTSVLQARGEDVLLDLSGPEPLSFYAQNIAPEAACTSVQLHLEVSPDQFAPAWNAAQMIAAPQVALAANSPIFMEHVLWHETRIELFKQAIDTRPPEMRNQGVRPRVWFGERWITSIFDLFEENVRYFPALLPELSGNGTEATAFGAPLLPELRLHNGTVYRWNRPIYDPGSGRPNLRLENRVLPAGPSVLDVVANAAFYYGLVEYLRTADRPLWSRIAFKTASDNFLACARHGLEAAVYWPGIGEIPVAELIVRHLIPQAAEGLRELKVDSSLIDRYLNVVSERARTEQNGAAWQIATLRRLEGAGMSRSAALGELSRLYWENMHTNAAVHSWPLG; encoded by the coding sequence ATGGGCGCAGAAGTTACGAGCAGGACTTTCAGCCGGGCGCAGCGCACGGCCTACCGGCAGCGCTTGCTGGAAAACCTGGACCACTTCGCTCACTTCCTTTCCACCGCGCAGTTTGCGGACACGGCCAGCATTGGCCTGGAACTGGAACTGAACCTGACCAACCGCGATTTCTCCCCCGCCCTCCGCAACAAGGCTGTCCTTGACCGCATCGCCGATCCGGCCTTCCAGACCGAGATCGGCGCCTTCAACATCGAGATGAACCACCCCGCAATGTCGGTGGCGCAGTTTGGGTTGAAGGAGCTCGAGGACAGCCTGCGGACGCAGCTCAACCGCGCCGATGAGCGTGCCGCCCAGGAAGCGGCGGACATCATGATGGTGGGTATCCTCCCCACCCTCACCCCCCGCTTCATGGACGGATGGGACTGGCTCAGCAGCGGGCAGCGTTATGCGGCCTTGAACACGTCAGTCCTCCAAGCCCGGGGAGAAGACGTCCTCCTGGATCTGTCAGGCCCGGAGCCGCTGTCCTTCTACGCACAGAACATCGCACCGGAGGCTGCATGCACGTCGGTCCAGCTGCATCTGGAAGTCTCGCCCGACCAGTTTGCGCCCGCCTGGAATGCGGCGCAGATGATTGCCGCCCCGCAGGTTGCCCTTGCCGCCAATTCACCCATCTTTATGGAACACGTGCTCTGGCATGAGACCAGGATTGAACTCTTCAAGCAGGCCATCGACACCCGACCGCCGGAAATGCGCAATCAAGGCGTACGCCCACGTGTCTGGTTCGGGGAAAGGTGGATTACGTCGATCTTCGATCTCTTCGAGGAGAACGTACGCTACTTCCCCGCACTGCTTCCGGAGCTCTCCGGCAACGGAACGGAAGCCACAGCGTTCGGTGCGCCGCTGCTGCCTGAGCTGCGCCTCCACAACGGCACGGTCTACCGCTGGAACCGACCGATCTATGACCCCGGCAGCGGCAGACCCAACCTGCGCCTGGAGAACCGGGTGCTGCCGGCCGGCCCGTCCGTCCTGGACGTGGTCGCCAACGCGGCGTTCTATTACGGTCTCGTGGAGTATCTCCGCACGGCAGACCGGCCGCTGTGGAGCCGCATCGCCTTCAAGACGGCGTCGGACAACTTCCTGGCCTGTGCCCGGCACGGACTGGAGGCGGCCGTGTACTGGCCGGGCATCGGCGAGATTCCGGTGGCTGAGCTGATTGTGCGCCACCTGATTCCGCAGGCCGCCGAGGGGCTGCGGGAACTGAAAGTGGATTCCTCCCTGATCGACCGCTACCTGAACGTGGTGTCCGAGCGTGCCCGCACGGAGCAGAACGGCGCAGCGTGGCAGATCGCCACGCTGCGCCGCCTCGAGGGTGCCGGGATGTCCCGGTCGGCGGCACTGGGCGAGCTCTCCCGGCTCTACTGGGAGAACATGCACACCAATGCTGCCGTCCATTCCTGGCCGCTCGGCTGA
- the mmsA gene encoding multiple monosaccharide ABC transporter ATP-binding protein: protein MSASPFILEMHSITKEFPGVKALADVALNVRAGEIHAICGENGAGKSTLMKVLSGVYPHGTYTGEIVFQGKPVQFRDIRSSEAAGIVIIHQELALIPELSIAENIFLGNEPTRFGVIDWDKVNFDTLDLMERVGLNEDPTTPIKDLGVGKQQLVEIAKALNKRVQLLILDEPTAALNETDSQHLLGLMSGLRDKGISCIMISHKLNEIEQIADSITIIRDGRSVETIDVAAEGADEDRIIRGMVGRSLESRFPDHTPKIGETFFEVRGWTVGHPSVADRLVCKGADFHVKRGEIVGFAGLMGAGRTELARSVFGRSYGNFISGQIIKDGKEITLKTVHSAINHGLAYVTEDRKTLGLNLLDDIKATTVSADLKKITRGLVVDNDAEFRHAEEYRKSLRTKAPTVDEGVSKLSGGNQQKVVLAKWMFTDPDLLILDEPTRGIDVGAKYEIYGIIQQLANQGKGVIVISSELPELLGLSDRIYTIFEGAITGEVSKAEANQENLMRLMTSPARKPADYATQGTLS from the coding sequence ATGTCGGCTAGTCCATTCATTCTGGAAATGCACTCCATCACCAAGGAGTTCCCCGGCGTCAAGGCCCTCGCGGATGTGGCCCTGAACGTCCGGGCCGGCGAAATCCACGCCATCTGCGGAGAAAACGGCGCCGGAAAGTCCACGCTGATGAAGGTCCTCTCCGGGGTCTACCCCCACGGCACCTACACCGGAGAAATCGTCTTCCAAGGCAAGCCCGTCCAGTTCCGGGACATCCGGTCCAGCGAGGCCGCGGGAATTGTCATCATCCACCAGGAACTGGCACTAATTCCCGAACTCTCCATTGCCGAGAACATATTCCTGGGCAACGAACCCACCCGGTTCGGCGTCATCGACTGGGACAAGGTCAACTTCGACACCCTGGACCTCATGGAACGGGTGGGACTCAACGAAGACCCCACCACGCCCATCAAGGATCTGGGCGTGGGCAAGCAGCAGCTGGTGGAGATCGCCAAGGCACTGAACAAGCGAGTACAGCTGCTGATCCTCGACGAGCCCACCGCCGCGCTCAACGAGACCGATTCCCAGCACCTGCTGGGCCTGATGTCCGGCCTGCGGGACAAGGGCATCTCCTGCATCATGATCTCGCACAAGCTCAACGAGATTGAGCAGATCGCGGATTCCATCACCATCATCCGCGACGGCCGCTCCGTAGAGACGATCGACGTCGCCGCCGAAGGCGCCGACGAAGACCGCATCATCCGCGGCATGGTTGGACGTTCCCTGGAATCCCGGTTCCCGGACCACACCCCGAAGATCGGTGAAACGTTCTTCGAGGTCCGCGGTTGGACCGTGGGCCACCCCTCCGTCGCGGATCGCCTGGTCTGCAAGGGTGCGGACTTCCACGTGAAGCGCGGCGAGATTGTCGGATTTGCCGGGCTGATGGGAGCCGGGCGCACCGAGCTGGCCCGTTCCGTATTCGGCCGCTCCTACGGCAACTTCATCTCCGGCCAGATCATCAAGGACGGCAAGGAGATCACCCTCAAAACGGTGCACTCCGCCATTAACCATGGCCTGGCCTACGTCACTGAGGACCGCAAGACCCTGGGCCTGAACCTCCTGGACGACATCAAGGCCACCACGGTTTCGGCCGACCTTAAGAAGATCACCCGCGGCTTGGTTGTCGACAACGACGCCGAGTTCCGCCACGCGGAGGAATACCGCAAGAGCCTGCGCACCAAGGCACCCACCGTCGATGAGGGCGTTTCCAAGCTCTCCGGCGGCAACCAGCAGAAGGTTGTCCTGGCCAAGTGGATGTTCACCGACCCGGACCTGCTGATCCTGGACGAACCCACCCGCGGCATCGATGTGGGCGCCAAGTACGAAATCTACGGAATCATCCAGCAGCTCGCGAACCAGGGCAAGGGAGTCATCGTGATCTCCTCTGAGCTCCCCGAGCTCCTGGGCCTCTCGGACCGCATCTACACCATCTTCGAAGGGGCGATCACCGGCGAGGTCTCCAAGGCGGAGGCCAACCAGGAGAACCTCATGAGGCTCATGACCTCCCCCGCCCGGAAGCCCGCCGACTACGCCACTCAAGGAACACTTTCATGA
- the mmsB gene encoding multiple monosaccharide ABC transporter permease, protein MNAIKQLLGGNGRQFGMIFALAILVGLFQVLTGGKTLTPTNMINLFNGNSYILILAVGMVFVIIAGHIDLSVGSVAAFSGIVVAMAMRDWGLPWYAGILLGLLVGAAIGAWQGLWVAYVGIPAFIVTLAGMLIFRGANQWVGKSNTVPVPSEFQFIGAGYLPEGGPIPGYNNLTLLLGLILCAAVIYGEMRKRSRNAKLGTANPPAWVPVVKIGLLCAVILYATYLFATGRPGTSFPVSGIILGVLVLFYGFVSNKTILGRHVYAVGGNRHAAELSGVQGKKVNFMVMMNMSILAALAGMIFVARSTASGPFDGTNWELDAIAAVFIGGAAVSGGVGTVVGSIVGGLVMAVLNNGLQLLGVGADTTSMIKGLVLLLAVALDVYNKTQGKPSITGLLMRNFGGNKPKPAPAVVDATPEMPTGTKTVIATDA, encoded by the coding sequence ATGAACGCCATCAAGCAACTCCTGGGCGGCAACGGCCGCCAATTCGGGATGATCTTCGCCTTGGCCATCCTGGTCGGCCTGTTCCAGGTCCTCACCGGGGGCAAGACCCTGACGCCCACGAACATGATCAACCTGTTCAACGGCAACTCCTACATCCTGATCCTGGCGGTGGGCATGGTCTTCGTGATCATTGCCGGCCACATCGACCTCTCGGTGGGATCCGTCGCCGCGTTCTCGGGCATCGTCGTCGCGATGGCCATGCGGGACTGGGGCCTGCCCTGGTATGCGGGCATACTCCTGGGCCTGCTGGTGGGCGCGGCAATCGGCGCCTGGCAGGGCCTGTGGGTGGCGTACGTCGGAATCCCGGCGTTCATCGTGACACTGGCAGGCATGCTGATCTTCCGCGGGGCCAACCAGTGGGTAGGCAAGTCCAATACCGTTCCGGTCCCCTCCGAATTCCAGTTCATCGGCGCCGGCTACCTGCCCGAGGGCGGCCCGATCCCGGGTTACAACAACCTGACCCTGCTGCTGGGCCTGATCCTCTGCGCCGCAGTGATCTACGGCGAAATGCGCAAGCGTTCCCGCAACGCCAAGCTCGGCACCGCCAACCCGCCTGCCTGGGTTCCGGTGGTTAAGATCGGCCTGCTCTGCGCGGTCATCCTCTACGCCACGTACCTCTTCGCCACGGGCCGTCCCGGCACGTCCTTCCCGGTCTCGGGCATCATCCTGGGCGTCCTGGTCCTCTTCTACGGGTTCGTCTCCAACAAGACCATCCTTGGCCGCCACGTCTACGCGGTGGGCGGCAACCGGCACGCTGCGGAGCTCTCCGGCGTGCAGGGCAAGAAGGTCAACTTCATGGTCATGATGAACATGTCGATTCTGGCCGCCCTGGCCGGCATGATCTTCGTGGCCCGCTCCACCGCCTCCGGTCCGTTTGACGGCACCAACTGGGAACTTGACGCCATTGCCGCCGTCTTCATTGGCGGAGCGGCCGTTTCCGGCGGCGTCGGAACCGTAGTCGGTTCCATCGTGGGCGGCCTGGTCATGGCCGTCCTGAACAACGGCCTGCAGCTGCTCGGCGTGGGCGCGGACACCACCTCCATGATCAAGGGCTTGGTCCTGCTGCTCGCCGTCGCACTGGACGTCTACAACAAGACCCAGGGCAAGCCCTCCATCACCGGGCTGCTGATGCGCAACTTCGGCGGCAACAAGCCCAAGCCGGCCCCCGCCGTCGTCGACGCCACCCCGGAAATGCCCACGGGCACCAAGACTGTCATTGCCACCGACGCCTAG
- a CDS encoding gamma carbonic anhydrase family protein, translated as MAHIIEFRGKTPAVDPTVFLAPTASLIGDVTMAADSSAFYGACVRGDSNSIRVGAGTNLQDNVVLHADPGFPTAVGDRVSIGHNAVVHGCTVEDDCLIGMSATIMNGAVIGAGSLVAAGALVLEGTVVPPRSLVAGMPAKVRRTLTDEEVAGVKANAENYRQTAADHRAAVSSQP; from the coding sequence ATGGCACACATCATTGAATTCCGGGGCAAGACCCCCGCGGTCGATCCCACTGTCTTCCTCGCTCCCACCGCTTCGCTCATTGGCGACGTCACCATGGCCGCGGACTCCAGCGCCTTCTACGGCGCATGCGTCCGCGGTGATTCCAACAGCATCCGCGTGGGGGCCGGGACCAACCTCCAGGACAACGTGGTCCTGCATGCGGACCCGGGCTTCCCGACGGCGGTGGGCGACCGGGTGAGCATCGGCCACAATGCCGTGGTGCACGGCTGCACGGTCGAGGACGACTGCCTGATCGGCATGAGCGCCACCATTATGAACGGTGCCGTAATCGGTGCCGGCTCCCTCGTGGCCGCCGGCGCCCTGGTCCTTGAAGGCACCGTGGTCCCGCCCCGTTCGCTGGTGGCCGGCATGCCGGCCAAGGTCCGCCGGACCCTCACTGACGAGGAGGTCGCCGGGGTGAAGGCGAACGCGGAAAACTACCGGCAGACGGCCGCTGACCACCGGGCTGCCGTCTCGTCGCAGCCCTAG
- a CDS encoding Gfo/Idh/MocA family protein — protein sequence MTAVQHIPTPPCVQPGAPSPVQSTGRTLRWGVVATGNIAERVTEDIARLEDAVLQAVSSRRQATAEEFASRFGFASSYFDADDVSGYDRLFADPEVDVVYIASPHAQHYRIARRALEAGKHVLCEKSLTINARETEDLIELARSRNLFLMEAVWTRFLPCINRIWELIASGELGDINWVQADLGFPAAYDPASRLWDPAAGGGALLDLTVYPLTFALGALGYPETVHAVGSINADGVDTQNALTLGYASGGLAQLTSSLVSSSPRTAVISGTRGWLRTGSPLHNPVELTIVPHDGEARVERFPQVGNGYAYELREVTRCIQAGLVESPTMTWADSLRTMRLFDTVRAQIGVLYANDKDAVPR from the coding sequence ATGACTGCCGTTCAACACATACCCACACCCCCCTGTGTCCAGCCGGGAGCTCCAAGTCCCGTCCAGTCCACGGGACGCACCCTGCGCTGGGGCGTAGTGGCCACCGGAAATATCGCTGAGCGTGTCACTGAAGACATCGCCCGGTTGGAGGACGCCGTCCTCCAGGCGGTCAGTTCCCGCCGGCAGGCCACGGCCGAGGAGTTCGCCTCCCGCTTCGGCTTCGCCAGCAGCTACTTCGACGCCGACGATGTCTCGGGCTATGACCGGCTCTTTGCCGATCCCGAAGTGGACGTCGTCTACATCGCCTCCCCGCACGCCCAGCACTATCGGATAGCCCGGCGTGCGCTGGAGGCCGGCAAACACGTGCTGTGCGAAAAGTCGCTGACCATCAATGCCCGCGAAACCGAGGACCTGATCGAACTGGCACGGTCCCGCAACCTGTTCCTCATGGAAGCGGTCTGGACCCGTTTCCTGCCCTGCATCAACCGCATCTGGGAACTCATTGCCTCGGGTGAACTCGGGGACATCAACTGGGTGCAGGCAGACCTGGGTTTCCCGGCAGCGTATGACCCGGCCAGCAGGCTCTGGGATCCGGCGGCAGGCGGAGGAGCACTGCTGGACCTGACCGTCTATCCGCTCACCTTTGCCCTGGGTGCGCTCGGCTACCCCGAGACGGTCCACGCGGTCGGCAGCATCAACGCCGACGGCGTGGACACGCAGAACGCTTTGACGCTCGGCTACGCGTCCGGCGGCCTGGCACAGCTGACCTCGTCACTGGTGTCCTCCTCCCCGCGGACTGCGGTCATTTCCGGCACCAGGGGCTGGCTCCGCACCGGTTCACCCCTGCATAACCCGGTGGAACTGACCATCGTGCCGCATGACGGAGAGGCCCGGGTGGAGCGGTTCCCGCAGGTCGGCAACGGCTACGCGTACGAGCTGCGGGAGGTGACCCGGTGCATCCAGGCGGGGCTGGTGGAAAGCCCCACCATGACCTGGGCGGATTCCCTGCGGACCATGCGGCTCTTTGACACCGTACGGGCGCAGATCGGTGTGCTGTATGCCAATGACAAGGACGCTGTCCCCCGCTGA
- a CDS encoding ROK family transcriptional regulator codes for MPADPSSTLRTTRTPGTTPSKPGSQSALRERNRQRIVQALLASGPLTQAGLSRQTGLSRATVSNIVGDMSERQLVITEPTTSSGRRALSVRLNESGAVAAGIDIGRRHVRVILASLGHRILQEESIQLPLGHSAAEGMDAAAALLARLLRRQGADRSAVLGAGVGIPGPIDRRTGTVVQGAILPEWVGINMREDLADRLGVPVYIDNDANLGALAEVTWGPHGCSENLIFIKVASGIGAGLVINGSLYYGNVGITGEIGHATIFDQGLICRCGNRGCLETIASTSIMIELLSRASKGPVTTADILSRAAGKDPATLRVIDDAGAAVGRAAANLANTLNPELIIIGGSLTDLGDTFLDPIRRGLLRHAVPLVGETSTVLMSSLGDRAEALGAAALVLQEQGAAAA; via the coding sequence ATGCCAGCCGATCCATCCTCGACGTTGAGGACCACCCGTACACCGGGAACCACCCCATCCAAGCCGGGCTCGCAGAGCGCCCTGCGTGAACGCAACCGGCAGCGCATTGTCCAGGCCCTCCTGGCCTCGGGGCCGTTGACGCAGGCGGGACTTTCGCGCCAGACGGGATTGTCCCGCGCCACTGTGTCCAACATCGTGGGTGATATGAGCGAGCGTCAGCTCGTTATCACCGAGCCCACCACCAGCTCCGGGCGCAGGGCACTTTCGGTGCGGCTCAACGAGTCCGGAGCCGTCGCTGCCGGCATCGACATTGGACGCCGGCACGTCAGGGTGATCCTGGCCTCGCTCGGCCACCGGATCCTCCAGGAAGAGTCCATCCAGCTTCCGCTGGGCCACTCCGCAGCAGAGGGCATGGATGCCGCTGCGGCCCTGCTGGCCCGGCTGCTGCGCCGGCAGGGGGCGGACCGCAGTGCCGTCCTGGGCGCCGGCGTCGGCATCCCCGGCCCCATTGACCGGCGCACGGGCACTGTGGTCCAGGGCGCGATCCTTCCCGAATGGGTGGGAATCAATATGCGCGAAGACCTCGCCGACCGGCTGGGTGTCCCGGTCTACATCGACAACGACGCCAACCTCGGGGCGCTGGCGGAAGTCACCTGGGGGCCGCATGGCTGCAGCGAAAACCTGATCTTCATCAAGGTTGCCTCCGGCATCGGTGCCGGGCTGGTCATCAACGGTTCGCTCTACTACGGCAATGTCGGCATCACCGGGGAGATCGGACACGCCACCATCTTCGACCAGGGGCTGATCTGCCGCTGCGGCAACCGCGGCTGCCTGGAAACCATAGCGTCGACCTCCATCATGATCGAGCTGCTGAGCCGCGCCTCCAAGGGCCCCGTCACCACCGCGGACATCCTTTCGCGCGCCGCCGGAAAGGACCCAGCCACCCTGCGCGTCATTGACGACGCCGGCGCTGCAGTCGGCCGCGCCGCCGCCAATCTCGCGAATACCCTGAACCCGGAACTCATCATCATCGGCGGTTCGCTGACCGATCTCGGGGACACGTTCCTGGACCCGATCCGCCGCGGCCTGCTGCGGCATGCCGTTCCACTGGTCGGCGAAACCTCCACCGTGCTTATGTCCTCCCTCGGGGACCGCGCCGAAGCCCTGGGCGCAGCCGCACTCGTCCTCCAGGAACAGGGTGCCGCGGCAGCCTAG
- a CDS encoding DUF3618 domain-containing protein, translated as MSENPDEIRADIEATRRRLGTNVDAVADKVTPSHIVQRQTDKMKDKVFGVKDKVMGVADSVGNSASNTGSNIGGSVSDMGGSVSDGMSAAGSAVQGAPAKLAGQAQGNPIAAGLIAFGAGLLAATLIPTSDKERVAADNIKTAAQPMTDELAGAAKEMAEGLKEPAQEAVENIKATATDAAQNVKSEGQAAASDVKDSATEAPQNVKNA; from the coding sequence ATGAGTGAAAACCCCGATGAGATCCGCGCCGACATCGAAGCAACCCGCCGGCGCCTAGGCACCAACGTGGACGCAGTGGCGGACAAGGTAACTCCCTCCCACATCGTCCAGCGCCAGACGGACAAGATGAAGGACAAGGTATTCGGAGTGAAGGACAAGGTGATGGGTGTGGCCGATTCAGTAGGTAACAGCGCAAGCAATACCGGCAGCAACATCGGCGGCAGCGTTTCCGACATGGGCGGTAGTGTTTCGGACGGCATGTCCGCCGCCGGCTCCGCTGTCCAGGGTGCACCTGCCAAGCTCGCAGGCCAGGCGCAGGGCAACCCCATTGCAGCAGGCCTCATTGCCTTCGGGGCCGGTCTGCTCGCAGCAACGCTGATCCCCACCAGCGACAAGGAGCGCGTCGCTGCCGACAACATCAAGACCGCCGCGCAGCCGATGACCGACGAACTGGCCGGGGCAGCCAAGGAAATGGCCGAGGGCCTCAAGGAACCGGCTCAGGAAGCGGTCGAGAACATCAAGGCCACTGCCACGGACGCCGCGCAGAACGTGAAGTCCGAAGGCCAGGCAGCTGCTTCCGACGTCAAGGATTCCGCTACCGAAGCCCCGCAGAACGTGAAGAACGCCTAG
- a CDS encoding substrate-binding domain-containing protein, protein MRKFAKSFAVAATVAALSLSACGRTEETASGAEEGFEDGAAIGVALPQKTSENWVLAETLFNDGLKEAGYEGQVQFANGGVSEQQNQISSMITNGVEVLIVGAIDGSQLGSQLQDAKDAGITVIAYDRLLTNTENVDYYVAYDNFKVGQLQGQALLDGLKEKKPEGPYNIELFAGSPDDANAQVFFDGAMDILQPEIEAGNLVVGSGQTEFNQAVTQGWKAENAQKRMDTLLSSNYASQELDGVLSPNDTLARAVLTSVTGAGKALPVITGQDSEVESVKLIMEGKQYSTINKDTRNLVNQSIDMVKALGAGEEVEINDDESYDNGKKVVESYLLEPVIVTKANAAEAYANDPTLSELTK, encoded by the coding sequence ATGCGTAAATTCGCAAAATCCTTCGCCGTTGCGGCAACGGTGGCAGCATTGTCGCTGTCCGCCTGCGGCCGCACCGAAGAAACCGCTTCCGGAGCCGAAGAAGGCTTCGAGGACGGGGCAGCCATCGGCGTCGCCCTGCCGCAGAAAACCTCGGAAAACTGGGTGCTCGCCGAGACCCTCTTCAACGACGGCCTCAAGGAGGCCGGCTACGAGGGCCAGGTCCAGTTCGCCAACGGCGGCGTGTCCGAACAGCAGAACCAGATCAGCTCCATGATCACCAACGGTGTCGAGGTCCTGATTGTGGGTGCCATCGACGGCAGCCAGCTCGGCTCGCAGCTGCAGGACGCCAAGGATGCCGGCATCACGGTCATCGCCTATGACCGCCTGCTGACCAACACCGAAAACGTTGACTACTACGTGGCCTACGACAACTTCAAGGTCGGCCAGCTGCAGGGCCAGGCCCTGCTGGACGGGCTCAAGGAAAAGAAGCCCGAAGGTCCGTACAACATTGAGCTGTTTGCCGGTTCCCCGGATGACGCCAATGCCCAGGTCTTCTTCGACGGCGCCATGGATATCCTCCAGCCGGAGATCGAAGCAGGAAACCTCGTAGTCGGCTCCGGCCAGACCGAGTTCAACCAGGCTGTCACCCAGGGCTGGAAGGCAGAGAACGCCCAGAAGCGCATGGACACCCTGCTCTCCAGCAACTACGCCTCCCAGGAACTGGACGGCGTCCTCTCCCCCAACGACACCCTGGCCCGCGCCGTCCTGACCTCGGTCACCGGCGCCGGCAAGGCACTGCCCGTCATCACCGGCCAGGACTCCGAGGTGGAATCCGTCAAGCTGATCATGGAAGGCAAGCAGTACTCCACCATCAACAAGGACACCCGTAACCTGGTGAACCAGAGCATTGACATGGTCAAGGCACTGGGCGCCGGTGAAGAGGTCGAAATCAATGACGACGAGAGCTACGACAACGGCAAGAAGGTAGTCGAGAGCTACCTGCTGGAGCCGGTCATCGTCACCAAGGCCAACGCTGCCGAGGCCTACGCGAATGACCCCACGCTCTCCGAGCTGACCAAGTAA
- the purU gene encoding formyltetrahydrofolate deformylase → MISSPDAPAANAFTLTLSCPDRPGIVHAVSASLVAAEGNITESAQFGSPETGSFFMRVDFTSPRSYEQVHTELAATASAFAMSWELHRAGRRTRTLIMASKSGRCLNDLLFRQRAGTLPIDIPAIVSNHRELEPLADFYGVPFHHIPVAPDTKDQAEDRLRALMAELDIELVVLARYMQILSNDLCRDLSGRAINIHHSFLPSFKGARPYHQAHARGVKLIGATAHYVTSDLDEGPIIEQEVIRVDHARSAAQLAALGSDVEGRALSKAVQWHAEHRVLLDGRRTIVFS, encoded by the coding sequence ATGATTTCCTCTCCCGACGCCCCCGCCGCCAACGCCTTCACCTTGACGTTGTCCTGCCCCGACCGTCCCGGCATTGTCCATGCCGTCAGCGCTTCCCTGGTGGCAGCCGAAGGCAACATCACTGAGTCGGCGCAGTTCGGCAGTCCGGAAACCGGCTCCTTCTTTATGCGCGTGGACTTCACTTCCCCGCGTTCCTACGAGCAGGTCCATACGGAACTCGCCGCAACGGCCTCCGCATTTGCCATGTCCTGGGAGCTGCACCGCGCCGGCCGCCGGACCCGCACCCTGATCATGGCGTCCAAATCCGGCCGCTGCCTCAATGACCTGCTGTTCCGGCAGCGCGCGGGGACGCTGCCGATTGACATCCCGGCCATTGTCTCCAATCACCGCGAGCTGGAGCCCCTCGCCGATTTCTACGGTGTGCCGTTCCACCACATCCCCGTCGCCCCGGACACGAAGGACCAGGCGGAGGACCGGCTGCGCGCCCTAATGGCCGAGCTGGATATTGAGCTGGTGGTCCTCGCCCGCTACATGCAGATCCTGAGCAACGACCTCTGCCGCGATCTGTCCGGGCGTGCCATCAACATCCATCATTCCTTCCTGCCCTCCTTCAAGGGAGCGCGGCCCTACCACCAGGCGCATGCCCGGGGAGTGAAGCTGATCGGTGCCACGGCGCATTACGTAACGTCGGACCTGGATGAAGGTCCCATCATCGAACAGGAAGTCATCCGGGTGGACCATGCCCGGTCGGCTGCCCAGCTCGCGGCCCTGGGCAGCGATGTGGAGGGGCGGGCGCTGTCCAAGGCGGTGCAATGGCATGCCGAGCACCGGGTCCTGCTGGACGGCCGGCGGACCATCGTCTTCAGCTAG